ttttcatatagatccagtatttatttactttttttaaaataattgtatagcGCTTGCACATTTacgactgtaactattatttctctttctttcccaCCCTCATCCCGCACTCATCCGTATCtcccttatttttttcctcccaAGTCCAAGCTTTACAGGCCAGGAGTTTTCGAACCCTCCACCATTAATGACATCTTTTCCTTTCTGGCCACACAACTTTGAGAATTAAAGCCACatttgttttgagttttctcCATTACTAGTGTAGCACATTTCTTTCGTACCTTGTGAAATGAATTAAAGCCAcacaaaaacaaatgaaatccTACCAGGCCAGGAAGATAACAACTGCCTAAGCTATGAGAAGCAAATTAGAGTCTTTCATGCATGGAAACTTGTTTTAGTAAGCTACAATATCTCCATGATTcaatgaccatatatatatatgcataatattattcaCGATTAACATATATTACAAAGAGAGCTACATAGCGCCCCGGGTGGGGGGTGGAAATAATCGTAGACCCAGATGAAACATGTAGATATATAATGTCTAGCTTTGCCGGCCAGTACAACCTACAGAAATCCTTTTGACGATATCTTATAACATGTGTTGTAGACTTGTAGTCTGTCCACAGATACAACCATGAAAAAAAGGGGGAAAGCACCGTTAACAAACGAGAGACATTATCTGGATCAAATACATTTCGAGGTCCTCTCACGAGAGACACCATTAAAAAGTTTCCTTGATGATTGGTAATCCCAACTGCATGAGTTTCTTAGAATCCAAAGCATATATAAACATCTGAATCTGCAAAGTTATCGTAGCATGAAGTTAGAGATATTCAAATTGCCAGTACGTATATAGATTCTTGTGCAGACAAAGATATGAAACTGATCATGCACCCCTAATTGAATTGCTCTCTTGATAAGAAAGAtgaagttgttttattttagtgCGGTCTTCTTACCTAGTAATCGAAATATTGTTTGTAAAGCTGGAGGCAGATCTATATCTCTAGAACAATATCTGCAGATCATCAGAGAACATATCACATTAAATGCCACACATTTTGTGCATGTAATTATCTTTTTCGTCTGAAGCTATGCAAGTTTTGTTGTGTATATAGACTTTCATTCTAATCGATCGGTGCTTCACTGAAAGTAACCTTACATTCAGAATCTGTCTTGACCCATTTGCCTCCATCATTGGTCTTCTCCAGcatttcttcatcatttctcTGCTTTGGCATCTGTTTGTCTTCTAGATATCTCTTCATGGATGATGCCCGAGAAGTGCTTTGAGGGTTCATCTTCTTGTGAAGCATTACTCTCAAAAGCTGTAGGCcaaaatgatgaaaagaaaaaaagatcacTAAAGAAGTTCTATAAATCTAAGCTGGAAGAAAGATGATTATGCAGTAACAATGTAATTAACATTAGTTTGGCATATGTGCACAAAACGATATTAAAATTTCAGATCAGATCCCATTATTAGTAGTGGACATTGTTTCAAATTGGAGAGCATTTCAATGGCCAGGGCATTAGCAGCCCGGGCTTGTTCATGGTGAATTAACACCTAGGCCAAATCAATTAGCTATCACAAAGGATAGTGTATATTAATTAGTTGTAATATATTTGCAGTATTTTGGCAAGAACAACATACACACTTTGGATGAATGCATTTTAGCCTGTAAGCTGAAACTCCCACATATTGATTTGTTTAGGTATTATACCTTCTCCATTCTCGACTCTTGAAGTGTATCCCTTAAACTGGGTGCTGGTGCAAACCCACTTCCACAAACAAACATCTTCTTGAGAAGGAAGGAAATTGATTTCTTCCCAATCgctttctttttattatctGCACAGAATTCTTTACACCTACCAATTATGATACTAATTGTCCGGTCGATGTCTTCATCTCTACCATCCTGCAAATCGCTGCAAAGTAGAGTACTACTAATTCTTCGATCAACCTCCAAGCTTGATGGGCAATTGAGAAATCTATCCAAAGGAAGATCAGCAACAACTTCCTTGATCTCCTTATTTGGTTTACGTGATAAGAGCTTTGTCAACTCCTTTTGTAACTTTCCAACTTCTTCTGGAGTAAAATCTGATACTTCTTCACATGAAGATGGATTATAATCTTGATCAGTACTATTTTGGCTGCCgagattttctttcaaatcattGTTTCCAAAAGTTCCAATTGCTAGAAAGCCATGGGGCCAGTCATTGAATTCTTCACGTGGCTCTTGTTTCACAGGATCTACACAAATGGAATATAGAATTTACAATTGCAAATAGACATTAAATGGGCACATGTTAGGAAGTCATGTAAATAAGTGGAAAAAAGGGTATATGATATTATAAGAAGTataaacctagctagctagctagtagcaATGTTGAAATAAATTGTCTTGAACAAGGAGAAAGGCTAGCTAAGCCTCATGAACAAGTCATGACCCATTAAAGTTCAATATTGCAAACTTAATTTACATCGACATGTTGGATTAAGTTTCTCCCATATATATTACGTTGACTAGAATCTCTTTCATACAATCCTTTTCCGACCGTTGATCATTTTGATTATCTTTTTGTAttgtgattaaaaatattaataaattactaCTTGGATATCATGAATTGGATTCAAATTTAGATCCGACCCATTCACAAACCCGCGTTGACGACAAAAAAGCTAAGCACGCAGGCAGAGCCGCAGAAGTCGAAAGAATGCTTACTAGTAGTTGAAGCTGTATGCGGTTTGTTGTTGTTCCCTTGTTTCCCGTTAAGCTTATTTTGCATCCAACTGAAAAGCTGCAATCAACCAAATGAAAACCATCATTTCAGAACCATGAACTCTTATCATTTTACGTCGGTACAAGCTAAATGGACAGCCAGCCagccaacctctctctctctctctctctctctcacacacacacacacacaaacttaccttcatttttttcacaataGAAGAACTGAAAGCTAGCTCTTTGAAAGTTATCGAAATGTGATGGAATGAGGTGGCGGGTGGTCTTAATTTGAAAGACTGGGGTGTTCAAAGCCGATCTTAAAAGCCAATGAAAATTGAGCTTTGGGAATTTAAAGCGAAGGAAGGGGTGGTTTTGCTGAATTTAATGGGCAAGCTGAGAATAATTTTCTATTGGTTCAAGTTCCCAAAGACGACGGCCTTTTACACCTCCCTCCTCCTTCTACCTTTTATGCATGCCTTCTGTATTCAAACTTTCTTCTCCAATCATGCACTACCATAAAAACATTCTCCTCCAATTTATAATCCATGTATAtgccaataaaatatttaaaacccaTGGATGATGGATGAGAATTCAGTGGTCGACTCCGGAACATTTGATGTACGTAGTTAGGAGCCGTTTGTGTCATTGCTTGCATCAACTCGATAATAAAAAGTACAGATCTTAAGACATTTTTCGAGTAAGAAAGTTGAAACCGATCTCAATGCATGATCTGCTATTGAACGGTAATGTTACAATATTACAACAGTACCGCAAATGACCActagtttaaaatattttcgTGCTTTCACTGTTTGCTTTTAATGTTACATAAAGTTCCACGACTATTTCCTCGATTCTTTACAGCATAACTTGGCCCTTCGTTCTACGATGCCACATGCTACAAATGCGCATACAATTCAGCATATGTTTGTGAGCTTAGAaagaaagattttaaaacattataagTTTCTCCTTCCATTAAAAACAGGCCAAAACATTAACAGGAATGTTGAAAATGGAATTTCTGATCCCAGCGGACCGCTAATAAAAGAAAGTTTCCTCTTCAGGTAGATTACAAGCTTTCTTTTCTCTTAACATCTTCACCAGCGTATAAAATCATCAGTAGGTCATCTTAAACTCCATTTTTATTCTCTATTGAAGTTGGAAAAGACAactactaattttattttttgttcaccGAATCATGTGGTGAGGGAGATCagatacagagagagagagagagagctgcgccTGCACGCTTTCCTAACAACAATGTAGACACGCATGTCGGTTTAGTATTATTAGCTTCTAGAAATGAAGATAGGGTCTCGTCCCGAGAGATTGTCGAGTAGCAGGTATGCATTGTTATTCATGACCACCCACCGTCACAGAAAATCCTGGAAAAACAAGTACGTACACTTCTTCACGAAATCTTGTCCAAACAGAGGCAGAAGTGGgcggatttttttttaatcaactacAAATCCCCCTTGCCAAGCGACACATGCATATAAGCATCGTTATGGATTTGGAAGACTCCCCTAGTATATTCTCATAAaacttttcctctcattttattcaatcattataatttttttaaattcttacataaaataaaataaataatttaaattttttaaattttaaaataaaaataatattaaaaaaatattttataataatattttattcaatttttaatttttacatcatctcattttctcgtcatgaaaaacaaacgagatcctATATTCCGTTGAAATACTAATTCATATTAGGCTACGGGGTTTAGCTACTAGTTAGCTGACAATCATATAAGTTTTCCATGTACGACCAATTAATGCTTACCAGATGATGCCTCCTTCGATCTTTCAAAAGTTAAAAGCATGATGTCGGACCAACACGTGTACCGAATGGGTCGGGTTGACATCTATCATGATCTAACATTAATCACTAATCCCCAAACACCCAATTGGTCTAGGAGGGCGGCCACATACATGCCAGAACAGCCCTCTCTTAGATTTCTGCATAAACTTGTTCCCATCCTAAGGGCCGGCCACCTTTTTGCAATTCCATCGCTGCTTTCAAGATCCTCTCTGCATCACTTAAGCATGATTGGACTACATTATTATAAGCAGTATCTTAAGCTAATTAAACCATGATAAATAAAATGGGCATAAGCACAATTTACTTGGCTAAATGTTCTGCTTCGTCACTCCCATTGCACAATACAATAAATAAAGGTTTCGTACAGAAATGCATAGCATGTTAGTCATTATAAAATCTATAGTATGGACCACTTACACAATGGACATGCAAAAATCATGTACGGCCTCCAAGCAAGCTGCACCACGAAATGAAGATTTCTTCTCATGATTTTACATCTAGTTGAGGATTACAGATGTTGAAGAACTCGATTAGCTACGTGTAAAGATGTTCTACAAAAGTAACACAACTTAAACTAACGCAATGTTCTAGATTCCATGATCAAAATATGAATATCCTATGAATGTAAGTGAAAATATCCCATGCATCCATCGTCACTCGGCTCGTCACCGCAGTACCTaaagaagtttttatttttgttttttattttttggaattgaaAACTCCTCGAGATGCAGGTAAATGGCAAGTGAAGAGTCCAAAAGAATCACTCCCACCAAGATACAACCTTTAACGAAAAAGAGTAGAAACCATGTGGGTTATAGCATCTACTAGATGCCTAGTGTTTGAGACTTCAAGCAACAATGGAAGAGATTTACTAATTGTGGAATGTCACTCTTTATCCAAGATAAACTAAGACCTTGTCTGATGTGAACCTCTATCTTCCATAAAGTGGTGGCCATCATGGTTTGACTAGCTCATCTTTCATGGGATCTtcagcaaattaattaaaaaaaaaaaagtgtctagCATTACGATTAAGCAAGTGTTTCATCGTGCAAGAAGGTCCCTTCAAACCTCAAGAATCAACATATTATATCTTACtaacatgaaaataataaagtatgGCCTGTGTCTCTCAAACACAATGAGAAAGCCACCATTCCTGGCCGCTAATCAGGACATTGTTGGGCATCCTTTCGTTCCATGGGAGGGGTAGTCCTGTGGTCAGTAATCTCCACTGTATTTTTAGAAATCTCCTAGAGATGTGATAATGCCTATTACTCGTGGAGCCTTTTAACCAATCTCTACACAATATAAATACAAACAACTTCAAAAACTACTGGCATAATTAAATTCTTTGGGCTCTGAACCAAGAGTAGGAAAAATGTTGTAATCACAACAGCATTTATGCCGTATATGGTTTTAAGCTTCCCAGTTACTTCTCTCAAACTTTGTATTTACGGGAACAAAACACAGCACTGTATACCTTAAAGACTAGTACAGAACTCACAAGTGCCTACTTCTTCTATCTAGTTATAGTTCCCTATTAGTTTACTTCACTCAATCTGACAGCTAAAGTGATTTCCTAATAGAAGCGGGTTAATTTGGAAAACCGGATATGAAGATATTTACATGAATACtaaggctctctctctctctctctctctctctctctctcaacagcCCTTGAACCAACTGGCTTGAACATTAGCTTTTTTGGACAACTTTTATCTCACAAGAATGATTTCAATCACAGGATATCTTACAATAACATCAATTGCCAGAATTGATCTACTATGACAATGTTTCAGATTTACCCTATTCTTTAGTAAGTTGTTAAATCAATGCAGAGGACCCCCTATATAATAAACATTCAGttgaatggaaaaataaaaagctatAAGAAGTCACAAGTTGTTGCACTTGCTAGAAAGGACTGCAAAAATTAATCTGGAAAATGGAACAACCCACATGACAGTGTACCAAAACAGAATGAAAATGATTAAATGCACATTCTTGCTATAAATGGGCGGCTATGTCGCCTGATAATTGGAGGCTGCAGCCCAACAATGAGGTCATGGCAAGCAAATGAAccaacatatcaaaataaactaCAATGCCTATATTACAGTGTAAGATTGAGATATTAGCATGCATGctaaatttttctctttccacttctcttttttttttgttgtaaggAAAGTGGGGGCTGTTATGGTTAAAGATTATATATGACTAATGTAATTAAGACAACTATATTTTACCTCATTGATGACTTCTGAGTCATAGACACAACACTTCAACAAGATTTAACTCTATTATATTGAAAGATGTATAGAAATTGCCAAGACCAACTAGTGTATATATGCAGTTAACTGGATGCGTAACCACATGCATGTACAATCAGAGAGACATAAGATTTATCCTGGTTTCTAAGATCATTGCTTTCAGCACTAATCGACCATGCCAAAAAGTCAAATTCCTAGTAAATTTCAATCAGTTTAAGTTCCAAGAAATGAAGATTGACCAACTCTTGCATGCCCATGACGGGACTTTGAACTTGAAACTTACTCATCTTTACCTACCatgttttcatttatattataaagaatGAACTGTCAGCATCATGTTCCATGTTTGAACTAAGCACCGGATCCTCTAATAAAATTTCGTCAAACCATTTGATAGAGATCAACTACCAATTGCCCtattttttggtaaaacaagGAACTATGAGTCTCGTCTATGCTTTTTGGTTTTAGGTGACCTCATCATACCCATACTGGATAATGGATGATGACTAATCAGAACTCAATCAAACTTAGTTGTTTATCTACAAGGGACCTCGTACCAGAAAAAAATTAGTCGAAAATAAACAGTTAGCAATCTGCATTGGCTTGCACTGGCTTTAATTTTAAAACTGCTTACCTAAATAAAAGTAGAGTCTAGCCAACAATTATGCTTGAATTGCAAAGACCAACGAAATTTATGTATCATCTCACATTTTACAATACTTAAAATACCCTATAGAATCCTCTGACAAAGCCCATACTAGTTTCTATATTACAGGAACCTATGAAGTTTAACAGAACAGGACTAAGAAAGTTTACAAGTTTAAGAACAGATGGTCGAACCACTATAAAGGAATTGGAAAACAGTGAGAGTAAATAGTGTAAAGACTAAAGAGACTTGTACCGGTTAAAATTTGTCATGTTAGGAAGCTACTCCACCTGTCAAAACAAAATCCATCAAccaaagtaaatatatatatatatatatatataatctttttaagcTAGATGCACTTCAGATATATCAGGTACTAGATATTTGGTTACTTGTTTCAGTTCACTATCTCATTTAAGAAGTTGATCTCATGATTACTAAGCCTGCAATTGGAAGCTGACCTTTTTTTTACTTGGTAACCTTTGCAGAATTTGTTCCCTTTTTACTTGTGTCAGTAAGATAAGTTACTAAGTTCTACTTTCTTCTCTCCCCCATACAAATAAGTTGCAATAACCATTTTGAGATCACAGATCAAATATCAAGGTTTGAAATCATGCATTGTAATTGGGTGGGAATGTTAGTTCtgagatttcaaattttaaaccgCTCTCCTTTACCTTCAACACACAGCTTTAGaagtagggaaagaaatgagctAGCAGAGAAAAAAAGGGGTTAAAATTAGTGTTATTAATACGTTTATTTGGGTTCACAGTAGGACAAAATATAAGCATACAGAATGCATGTACAAGGAGGAACGTACAAGTTATGCATTCATTTATTGTCAGAGAAAGTTCATATAACGACGTTAGACAAAGAATTAGCAATACCATTGGAACTGTGAGTTGACTCCTAAATGCTCATgcttatatacattttttttctcc
Above is a genomic segment from Juglans microcarpa x Juglans regia isolate MS1-56 chromosome 1D, Jm3101_v1.0, whole genome shotgun sequence containing:
- the LOC121260756 gene encoding protein DEEPER ROOTING 1-like; this translates as MQNKLNGKQGNNNKPHTASTTNPVKQEPREEFNDWPHGFLAIGTFGNNDLKENLGSQNSTDQDYNPSSCEEVSDFTPEEVGKLQKELTKLLSRKPNKEIKEVVADLPLDRFLNCPSSLEVDRRISSTLLCSDLQDGRDEDIDRTISIIIGRCKEFCADNKKKAIGKKSISFLLKKMFVCGSGFAPAPSLRDTLQESRMEKLLRVMLHKKMNPQSTSRASSMKRYLEDKQMPKQRNDEEMLEKTNDGGKWVKTDSEYIVLEI